The Methanomassiliicoccales archaeon genome window below encodes:
- a CDS encoding MEDS domain-containing protein, with protein MALTIKDIFESKRWGTHICQFYEERNEFVDLVSQYIGTGLTRNQYCLWILENRSSEEEMVHVLQHNLSGFDGFARHGQIEVTSQETINEEVREPGLSSHANLRRYIQGKMDSCLLRDFEGIRISITVESVEGKGFEEVAENERVIHELMTGRKMIALCS; from the coding sequence ATGGCCTTGACAATAAAAGACATCTTTGAATCGAAGCGTTGGGGAACACATATTTGTCAATTTTATGAAGAACGCAATGAATTTGTTGACCTTGTTTCACAATATATTGGCACTGGCCTCACGAGAAATCAATACTGCCTGTGGATATTGGAGAACCGTTCTTCTGAAGAGGAAATGGTTCATGTATTGCAACATAATCTTTCGGGTTTTGATGGTTTTGCTAGGCATGGGCAGATCGAGGTCACTTCTCAAGAAACGATCAACGAGGAAGTTAGGGAGCCAGGATTGTCATCGCATGCAAATCTACGACGATACATCCAAGGCAAAATGGATTCATGCCTGCTCAGGGATTTCGAGGGAATAAGGATATCGATTACAGTTGAAAGCGTGGAAGGGAAGGGGTTCGAAGAAGTTGCAGAAAACGAAAGGGTCATTCATGAATTGATGACTGGCAGGAAGATGATCGCTCTCTGTTCT